A genomic stretch from Pseudomonas sp. MUP55 includes:
- a CDS encoding helicase, translated as MKFRLLLWVLGLMMGKASRTNPAFQQQLGDKDLAFQLQTLDGKVARHFIVKDQRITSRSGVHPAPAFAIAFKDAAYGFATMQARNKQLAFMTGIQDKSIQIKGNPALVIWFQGLTKYLKRKRSSKR; from the coding sequence ATGAAATTTCGTCTTCTCCTGTGGGTGCTGGGCCTGATGATGGGCAAAGCCAGCCGCACCAACCCCGCCTTCCAGCAGCAGCTAGGTGACAAAGACCTGGCCTTTCAGTTGCAGACCCTCGACGGCAAGGTTGCCCGTCACTTCATCGTCAAAGACCAGCGCATCACCAGCCGCTCGGGTGTACACCCAGCGCCGGCGTTCGCGATTGCGTTCAAGGATGCCGCCTACGGCTTCGCCACGATGCAGGCCAGGAACAAGCAACTGGCGTTCATGACGGGAATTCAGGACAAGTCGATCCAGATCAAGGGCAACCCGGCGCTGGTGATCTGGTTTCAGGGGTTGACCAAGTATTTGAAGCGCAAACGCAGCTCCAAGCGATGA
- a CDS encoding hydrogen peroxide-inducible genes activator, giving the protein MTLTELRYIVTLAQEQHFGHAAERCHVSQPTLSVGVKKLEDELGVLIFERSKSAVRLTPVGEGIVAQAQKVLEQAQSIRELAQAGKNQLTAPLKVGAIYTVGPYLFPHLIPQLHRVAPQMPLYIEENFTHVLRDKLRNGELDAIIIALPFNEADVLTLPLYDEPFYVLMPASHPWTKKDTIDAGLLNDKSLLLLGEGHCFRDQVLEACPTLTKGNDGAKHTTVESSSLETIRHMVASGLGISILPLSAVDSHHYAPGVIEVRPLTPPVPFRTVAIAWRASFPRPKAIEILADSIRLCSVAKPPAAS; this is encoded by the coding sequence ATGACTCTTACAGAATTACGCTACATCGTGACCCTCGCCCAAGAACAGCACTTCGGCCACGCGGCCGAGCGTTGCCACGTCAGCCAGCCGACGCTGTCGGTGGGCGTGAAAAAGCTTGAAGACGAACTCGGTGTGCTGATTTTCGAGCGCAGCAAGAGCGCCGTGCGCCTCACCCCCGTGGGCGAAGGCATCGTTGCCCAGGCTCAGAAGGTACTGGAACAAGCGCAGAGCATTCGCGAACTGGCCCAGGCCGGCAAGAACCAGCTGACCGCGCCGCTCAAGGTGGGCGCCATCTACACCGTCGGGCCCTACCTGTTCCCACACCTGATCCCGCAACTGCACCGCGTTGCGCCGCAGATGCCGCTGTATATCGAAGAAAACTTCACCCACGTGCTGCGCGACAAACTGCGCAACGGTGAGCTGGATGCGATCATCATCGCCCTGCCGTTCAACGAGGCGGACGTACTGACCCTGCCGCTCTACGACGAACCGTTCTACGTACTGATGCCGGCCTCGCACCCGTGGACCAAGAAGGACACCATCGATGCCGGCCTGCTCAATGACAAGAGCCTGCTGCTGCTCGGCGAAGGCCACTGCTTCCGCGATCAGGTGCTGGAAGCCTGCCCGACCCTGACCAAGGGCAACGACGGCGCCAAGCACACCACGGTGGAATCCAGTTCCCTGGAGACCATTCGCCATATGGTCGCGTCCGGCCTGGGTATTTCGATCCTGCCGTTGTCGGCGGTAGACAGCCATCACTACGCCCCTGGCGTGATTGAAGTGCGCCCACTCACGCCACCGGTGCCCTTCCGCACCGTGGCCATCGCCTGGCGCGCCAGCTTTCCGCGGCCAAAAGCGATTGAGATACTCGCCGACTCGATACGCCTGTGCTCGGTGGCCAAACCGCCTGCTGCGAGCTAA
- a CDS encoding energy transducer TonB yields the protein MITTRHKLTRYGTSLAVVLGVHAVAIIIALQWSAPQAIPLPPAAMVIDLAPLPAPPPPPAPPKVVASPPPPVEELPLPKLAEAPKPTIQVPKPVKPKPKPQPPKPVEKKPDPPKEKPSEEPPSDTPPSNAPAQKSAQPAPGPSAQQLAAQASWQSTLLAHLQKYKKYPPSAQQRGKEGMNRLRFVVDGEGNVLSYELEGRSGNADLDRATLEMIRKAQPLPKPPADLLKNGSVELVAPFVYNIDKRRR from the coding sequence ATGATCACGACGCGCCACAAACTGACGCGGTATGGCACCAGCCTCGCAGTCGTGCTGGGCGTGCATGCCGTCGCGATCATCATCGCCCTTCAATGGTCCGCGCCGCAGGCAATCCCGTTGCCGCCGGCCGCGATGGTCATCGACCTGGCACCGCTGCCGGCGCCACCGCCGCCTCCGGCACCGCCCAAGGTCGTGGCATCACCACCGCCACCGGTCGAAGAGCTGCCTTTGCCGAAACTGGCCGAGGCGCCCAAGCCGACGATCCAGGTGCCCAAGCCGGTCAAGCCCAAGCCCAAGCCGCAACCGCCCAAACCGGTGGAGAAGAAGCCCGATCCGCCCAAGGAAAAACCTTCCGAGGAGCCGCCGAGCGACACACCACCGAGCAACGCACCTGCGCAAAAATCCGCCCAGCCTGCTCCCGGTCCATCGGCGCAACAGCTGGCTGCCCAGGCCTCCTGGCAAAGCACCCTGCTGGCACACCTGCAGAAGTACAAGAAGTACCCGCCGAGCGCCCAGCAGCGTGGCAAGGAAGGCATGAACCGCTTGCGCTTCGTGGTCGATGGCGAAGGCAACGTGCTGTCTTACGAACTGGAAGGCCGCTCCGGCAACGCCGACCTGGATCGTGCGACGCTGGAGATGATCCGCAAGGCGCAACCCTTGCCCAAGCCACCCGCCGACCTGTTGAAAAACGGCAGCGTGGAGCTTGTCGCACCGTTCGTTTACAACATCGACAAGCGTCGCCGCTAG
- a CDS encoding ABC transporter permease — translation MRIGLVASLAWQDYRNDAWLSACSVLALVAVIAPLLVLFGLKFGLVSSLTERLETDPATREIIPLGGGRFSSAWVEQLGQRSDVAFAIPRTRQIAATAQVGALVLEMLPTAPGDPLLAGLPMPKGLDQIVLSHTAAEKLAARPGDWLETRFARQLAGRVEAQRTRVQVLAVLPLEAFARDGLFADLALLEAVEDYRDGRAVPALQWEGEAVGVGEQRVYPAFRLYARTLTDVEPLRLYFAGQQVLVSTQAQTIAQVQSLSRNLSIVFWIICGLASAGAFAATFAGALAAVARKRRELSVLRLLGFSTAALLVFVVMQALYSASVAAVLSAGLYGLAETAVNKLFVQVPGEHASHLLARHYGLALAAVLGVSAVAAACGGWRVARIQASEGIRDV, via the coding sequence ATGCGCATCGGCCTGGTTGCGTCGCTCGCCTGGCAGGACTACCGCAACGATGCGTGGCTGTCGGCCTGCTCGGTGCTGGCGCTGGTGGCCGTTATCGCGCCATTGCTGGTGTTATTTGGGCTGAAATTTGGACTGGTTAGCAGTTTGACCGAACGCTTGGAGACCGACCCGGCTACCCGTGAAATCATTCCGTTGGGCGGTGGTCGATTCAGCAGCGCCTGGGTCGAGCAACTGGGCCAGCGCAGCGATGTGGCGTTCGCCATACCGCGTACGCGGCAGATCGCGGCGACCGCGCAGGTGGGCGCGTTGGTATTGGAAATGCTGCCCACCGCGCCGGGCGACCCGTTGCTGGCTGGCTTGCCGATGCCCAAGGGCCTGGACCAGATCGTGCTCAGCCATACCGCCGCCGAGAAGCTTGCGGCGCGGCCCGGCGACTGGCTGGAGACCCGCTTTGCGCGGCAACTGGCAGGGCGCGTCGAGGCGCAGCGCACGCGGGTGCAGGTGCTGGCGGTATTGCCGCTGGAGGCCTTTGCCCGTGACGGGCTGTTTGCTGACTTGGCGTTGCTGGAGGCGGTGGAGGATTATCGCGATGGCCGCGCGGTGCCGGCGCTGCAGTGGGAAGGTGAAGCGGTCGGGGTGGGCGAGCAGCGGGTGTATCCGGCGTTTCGCTTGTATGCGCGCACGCTCACCGACGTGGAACCGCTGCGCCTGTACTTCGCCGGGCAGCAGGTGCTGGTGTCGACCCAGGCGCAAACCATCGCCCAGGTGCAGTCGTTGAGTCGCAACCTGTCGATCGTATTCTGGATCATCTGCGGGTTGGCGTCGGCCGGTGCGTTTGCGGCGACGTTCGCCGGGGCGCTGGCTGCGGTGGCGCGCAAGCGTCGGGAGTTGTCGGTGTTGCGCCTGTTGGGCTTTTCCACGGCCGCGCTGTTGGTGTTCGTGGTGATGCAGGCGCTGTACAGCGCGAGTGTTGCCGCCGTGCTCAGTGCCGGGCTGTATGGCCTGGCCGAAACCGCTGTGAATAAGCTATTCGTGCAGGTGCCGGGCGAACATGCCAGCCATCTTTTGGCGCGTCACTACGGCCTGGCTCTGGCGGCTGTCCTCGGCGTCAGCGCCGTGGCGGCGGCCTGTGGCGGTTGGCGAGTGGCGCGTATTCAGGCTTCTGAAGGAATCAGAGATGTTTAA
- the exbB gene encoding tonB-system energizer ExbB has product MTRHTKPASPTKPHSPSRAWRAIAAMLFSVLLAPTAAFADATAPAAPAAAEQNVTAPSAAPAATDPAQAAAPADQNGVVLEEDNTLGMAHDLSPWGMYQNADVVVKAVMIGLAIASIITWTIWIAKGFELLGAKRRLRTEIVHLKKATTLKEASETATKKGTLANLLVHDALEEMRLSANTREKEGIKERVSFRLERLVAACGRNMSSGTGVLATIGSTAPFVGLFGTVWGIMNSFIGIAKTQTTNLAVVAPGIAEALLATALGLVAAIPAVVIYNVFARSIAGYKAQVSDASAEVLLLVSRDLDHLPTERSSQPHMVKVG; this is encoded by the coding sequence ATGACACGTCATACAAAACCCGCTTCGCCAACCAAGCCTCACAGCCCATCCCGCGCCTGGCGTGCGATTGCTGCGATGCTGTTCAGCGTACTGCTGGCGCCGACCGCCGCGTTCGCTGACGCCACCGCACCGGCCGCGCCCGCCGCTGCCGAACAGAATGTCACTGCCCCCTCCGCCGCGCCAGCCGCCACCGACCCGGCCCAGGCTGCAGCCCCTGCCGACCAAAACGGCGTCGTGCTGGAAGAAGACAACACCCTCGGCATGGCACACGACCTGTCCCCGTGGGGCATGTACCAGAACGCCGACGTGGTGGTGAAAGCCGTGATGATCGGCCTGGCCATCGCCTCGATCATCACCTGGACCATCTGGATCGCCAAAGGCTTCGAGCTGCTGGGCGCCAAGCGTCGTCTGCGTACTGAAATCGTCCACCTGAAAAAGGCCACCACCCTCAAGGAAGCGAGTGAAACCGCGACCAAGAAGGGCACCCTGGCCAACCTGCTGGTGCATGACGCTCTTGAAGAAATGCGCCTGTCGGCCAACACCCGCGAAAAAGAAGGCATCAAGGAACGTGTGAGCTTTCGCCTGGAGCGCCTGGTGGCGGCTTGCGGTCGCAACATGAGCAGTGGCACCGGCGTGCTGGCGACCATCGGCTCCACCGCTCCCTTCGTCGGCCTGTTCGGTACCGTGTGGGGCATCATGAACAGCTTCATCGGCATCGCCAAAACCCAGACCACCAACCTCGCCGTAGTAGCTCCCGGCATCGCCGAAGCCCTGCTGGCTACCGCCCTGGGCCTGGTTGCCGCGATTCCTGCGGTGGTGATCTACAACGTCTTCGCCCGTTCGATCGCCGGCTACAAGGCCCAGGTGTCGGACGCGTCGGCAGAAGTCCTGCTGCTGGTCAGCCGCGACCTCGATCACCTGCCTACCGAGCGCAGCTCGCAACCGCACATGGTGAAAGTGGGGTAA
- the recG gene encoding ATP-dependent DNA helicase RecG, with translation MTELSQVSVTALKGVGEAMAEKLAKVGLENLQDVLFHLPLRYQDRTRVVPIGQLRPGQDAVIEGTVSGADVVMGKRRSLVVRLQDGTGGLSLRFYHFSNAQKEGLKRGTRVRCYGEARPGASGLEIYHPEYRAITGDEPPPVDTTLTPIYPLTEGLTQQRLRQLCMQTLTMLGPQSLPDWLPLELARDYQLAPLADAIRYLHHPPADADVDELALGHHWAQHRLAFEELLTHQLSQQRLRESMRSLRAPAMPKATRLPAQYLANLGFAPTGAQQRVGNEIAYDLSQQEPMLRLIQGDVGAGKTVVAALAALQALEAGYQVALMAPTEILAEQHFITFKRWLEPLGLEVAWLAGKLKGKNRAAALEQIAAGAPMVVGTHALFQDEVQFKNLALVIIDEQHRFGVQQRLALRQKGVGGRMNPHQLIMTATPIPRTLAMSAYADLDTSILDELPPGRTPVNTVLVTDTRRVEVIERVRGACAEGRQAYWVCTLIEESEELTCQAAETTYEDLTSALGELKVGLIHGRMKPAEKAAVMAEFKAGNLQLLVATTVIEVGVDVPNASLMIIENPERLGLAQLHQLRGRVGRGSAASHCVLLYHPPLSQIGRQRLGIMRETNDGFVIAEKDLELRGPGEMLGTRQTGLLQFKVADLMRDADLLPAVRDAAQALLERWPEHVSPLLNRWLRHGQQYGQV, from the coding sequence ATGACAGAGCTGTCGCAGGTGTCGGTGACCGCACTCAAGGGTGTCGGTGAGGCCATGGCCGAGAAACTGGCCAAGGTCGGCCTGGAAAACCTTCAGGACGTGCTGTTCCACCTGCCGCTGCGCTACCAGGATCGCACCCGCGTCGTGCCCATCGGCCAGTTGCGACCCGGCCAGGACGCGGTGATCGAAGGCACCGTCAGCGGCGCCGACGTGGTGATGGGCAAGCGCCGCAGCCTGGTGGTGCGCCTGCAGGACGGCACCGGTGGCCTGAGCCTGCGCTTTTACCATTTCAGCAATGCGCAGAAAGAAGGCCTCAAGCGCGGCACCCGCGTGCGCTGCTACGGCGAAGCCCGCCCTGGCGCCTCGGGCCTGGAAATCTACCACCCCGAGTACCGCGCCATTACCGGCGACGAACCGCCACCGGTGGACACCACCCTCACGCCGATCTACCCGCTGACCGAAGGCCTTACCCAGCAGCGCCTGCGCCAGTTGTGCATGCAAACCCTGACGATGCTCGGCCCGCAGAGCTTGCCCGACTGGCTGCCACTGGAGCTGGCGCGGGACTATCAGCTGGCGCCGCTGGCGGATGCGATACGCTACCTGCATCACCCGCCTGCCGATGCCGATGTCGACGAACTCGCCCTCGGTCATCACTGGGCGCAGCATCGCCTGGCGTTCGAAGAATTGCTCACCCATCAACTGTCCCAGCAGCGCCTGCGCGAAAGCATGCGCTCGCTGCGCGCACCCGCCATGCCCAAAGCCACGCGTTTGCCCGCGCAGTACCTGGCCAACCTGGGGTTCGCACCCACCGGCGCCCAGCAGCGTGTCGGCAACGAAATCGCCTACGACCTCAGCCAGCAGGAACCGATGCTGCGCCTGATCCAGGGCGATGTGGGCGCGGGCAAGACCGTGGTCGCCGCCCTCGCCGCCTTGCAGGCTCTGGAAGCCGGTTATCAGGTAGCGCTGATGGCGCCGACGGAAATTCTCGCGGAACAGCACTTCATCACCTTCAAGCGCTGGCTCGAACCGCTGGGGCTGGAAGTGGCGTGGCTGGCCGGCAAGCTCAAGGGCAAGAACCGTGCGGCCGCGCTGGAGCAGATCGCCGCCGGTGCGCCCATGGTGGTGGGCACCCACGCGTTGTTCCAGGATGAAGTGCAGTTCAAGAACCTCGCGCTGGTGATCATTGATGAACAGCACCGCTTCGGCGTGCAACAGCGCCTGGCCCTGCGCCAGAAAGGCGTTGGCGGGCGCATGAACCCGCATCAGTTGATCATGACCGCCACCCCCATCCCGCGCACGCTGGCAATGAGCGCCTACGCCGACCTCGACACCTCGATCCTCGACGAACTGCCCCCCGGCCGTACCCCGGTCAACACCGTACTGGTCACCGACACGCGACGCGTCGAAGTGATCGAACGTGTGCGCGGCGCCTGCGCCGAAGGCCGCCAGGCTTACTGGGTGTGTACGCTGATCGAAGAGTCCGAAGAGCTGACCTGCCAGGCCGCCGAAACCACCTATGAAGACCTCACCAGTGCACTCGGCGAGCTCAAGGTCGGGCTGATCCACGGCCGTATGAAACCTGCGGAAAAAGCCGCGGTGATGGCCGAATTCAAGGCCGGCAACCTGCAACTGCTGGTGGCCACCACGGTGATCGAAGTCGGCGTGGACGTGCCCAACGCCAGCCTGATGATCATTGAAAACCCCGAACGCCTGGGCCTGGCCCAACTGCACCAATTGCGCGGTCGCGTCGGTCGGGGCAGCGCCGCCAGCCATTGCGTGCTGCTGTATCACCCGCCGCTGTCGCAGATTGGCCGCCAACGGCTGGGCATCATGCGCGAAACCAACGACGGCTTTGTCATCGCCGAAAAGGACCTGGAGCTGCGCGGCCCGGGGGAAATGCTCGGCACTCGTCAAACCGGTTTGCTGCAATTCAAGGTCGCCGACCTGATGCGCGACGCCGACCTGTTGCCCGCTGTGCGCGATGCGGCGCAAGCGCTGCTGGAGCGCTGGCCGGAGCATGTCAGCCCATTGCTCAACCGCTGGCTGCGACACGGGCAGCAATATGGCCAAGTGTGA
- the tagQ gene encoding type VI secretion system-associated lipoprotein TagQ: MLFSRKSVSKRHLLLIAAGFSTVLTGCATSPASKVASSTKVEYYPNCYEPVQHLRATDSNMTKSVVTGAAIGAAGGALLGALTGDKEKRGRNAAIGAAGGALAGGAAGYYTERQKQISDDNQRIASYSTDFNKSASDIDRSTAYAKASQQCYQSAFTKLVADRKAKTVNDTEGRKRLAEIVAGLKESNDLIVAVNGKASEDLNNYTEAYEKDLQQVGVQRSDVVTVATADTTPVVAPAKGKKAVKPAKKQVLPTVPKEAVTTERSIQTVQAKQAESKQVVTAGKTQIEGTCRDPNLADWAPVPCPNV; this comes from the coding sequence ATGCTTTTTTCCCGTAAGTCGGTTTCCAAGCGTCACCTGCTGCTGATCGCGGCCGGTTTCAGCACCGTGTTGACCGGTTGCGCTACGTCGCCTGCGTCCAAGGTCGCGTCGAGCACCAAGGTTGAGTACTACCCCAACTGCTACGAGCCCGTGCAGCACCTGCGCGCTACCGACTCGAACATGACCAAGTCGGTCGTGACCGGTGCCGCCATCGGCGCAGCCGGTGGTGCACTGCTGGGCGCCCTGACCGGCGACAAGGAAAAGCGCGGCCGTAACGCCGCGATCGGTGCAGCGGGCGGCGCCCTGGCGGGTGGCGCAGCGGGCTACTACACCGAGCGTCAGAAGCAGATCAGCGATGACAACCAGCGCATCGCTTCCTACTCCACCGACTTCAACAAAAGCGCGTCGGACATCGACCGCAGCACCGCCTACGCCAAGGCATCGCAGCAGTGCTACCAGAGCGCATTCACCAAGCTGGTGGCAGACCGCAAGGCCAAGACCGTCAACGACACCGAAGGCCGCAAGCGCCTGGCGGAAATCGTTGCGGGCCTCAAGGAATCCAATGACCTGATCGTTGCGGTCAACGGCAAAGCCAGCGAAGACCTGAACAACTACACCGAGGCCTATGAGAAAGACCTGCAGCAGGTTGGCGTGCAGCGTAGCGACGTCGTCACCGTGGCCACCGCCGACACCACGCCAGTGGTCGCTCCGGCCAAAGGCAAGAAAGCCGTCAAGCCGGCCAAGAAGCAAGTCCTCCCGACCGTGCCGAAAGAAGCGGTGACCACCGAGCGGAGCATCCAGACCGTCCAGGCCAAGCAAGCTGAAAGCAAGCAGGTCGTCACTGCCGGCAAGACTCAGATCGAAGGCACCTGCCGCGATCCGAACCTGGCCGACTGGGCACCGGTGCCTTGCCCTAACGTTTAA
- a CDS encoding aminoacyl-tRNA deacylase and HDOD domain-containing protein — MSEVALATVPLTAPPVIRALLAKLAIPYTEVIEQTGLNPARKVQAVLLEDAVGALMVLFPQSQLLDLNRLTELTGRRLTAVSPERVERMLSKHDLSLLPGLPPLTSSPCLYEGSLLNEPSLWVHSGEAGLLLEIASEHFKTLLTKASAAQFGEPLSNIRPNLDRPNDDREEITQAMQAFTARRIQQRLEATIEIPPLADTAQKIIKLRVDPNATIDDITGVVETDPALAAQVVSWAASPYYASPGKIRSVEDAIVRVLGFDLVINLALGLALGKTLSLPKDRPHQSTPYWHQSIYTAAVIEGLTRAIPRAQRPEAGLTYLAGLLHNFGYLLLAHVFPPHFSLICRHLEVNPHLCHSYVEQHLLGISREQIGAWLMRYWDMPDELSTALRFQHDPTYDGQYAEYPNLVCLAVRLLRSRGIGSGPDETIPDALLDRLGLSREKAEEVVGKVLDAEVLLRELASQFTQP, encoded by the coding sequence ATGTCAGAAGTTGCCCTCGCTACAGTCCCACTGACCGCCCCACCGGTCATTCGGGCACTGCTCGCAAAGCTCGCCATTCCCTACACGGAAGTCATCGAACAGACTGGCCTGAACCCTGCGCGAAAGGTCCAGGCGGTACTGCTCGAAGATGCCGTTGGCGCGCTCATGGTGCTGTTCCCCCAGAGCCAGTTGCTCGACCTCAACCGCCTCACCGAGCTGACCGGTCGCCGCCTCACGGCCGTGTCCCCGGAGCGCGTCGAGCGCATGCTGAGCAAACATGACCTGAGCCTGCTGCCGGGCCTGCCGCCACTCACCAGCTCGCCCTGCCTGTACGAAGGCAGTCTGCTCAACGAGCCGAGTCTATGGGTGCATTCGGGCGAAGCCGGGTTGCTGCTGGAGATCGCCAGCGAGCACTTCAAGACCCTGCTGACCAAGGCCAGTGCCGCGCAGTTCGGCGAGCCGCTGAGCAACATTCGCCCCAACCTCGACCGCCCCAATGATGACCGTGAGGAAATCACCCAGGCGATGCAGGCATTCACCGCTCGCCGAATCCAGCAACGCCTGGAAGCGACCATCGAAATCCCGCCGCTGGCCGACACCGCGCAGAAGATCATCAAACTGCGCGTCGACCCCAACGCGACCATCGACGACATCACCGGCGTGGTGGAAACCGACCCGGCCCTCGCCGCCCAAGTGGTGAGCTGGGCAGCGTCGCCCTACTACGCGTCGCCGGGCAAGATCCGCTCGGTGGAAGACGCCATCGTGCGCGTGCTGGGCTTCGATCTGGTGATCAACCTGGCACTGGGCCTGGCTCTGGGCAAAACCCTGAGCCTGCCCAAGGACCGCCCGCACCAGTCCACGCCGTACTGGCACCAGTCGATCTACACCGCCGCCGTGATCGAAGGCCTGACCCGCGCCATCCCCCGCGCCCAGCGCCCGGAAGCCGGCCTGACCTACCTCGCAGGCCTGCTGCACAACTTTGGCTACCTGCTGCTGGCCCACGTGTTCCCGCCGCACTTCTCGCTGATCTGCCGCCACCTGGAGGTCAATCCGCACCTGTGCCACAGCTACGTGGAACAACACCTGCTGGGTATCAGCCGCGAGCAGATCGGCGCCTGGCTGATGCGCTACTGGGACATGCCGGACGAACTGTCCACCGCCCTGCGCTTCCAGCACGACCCGACCTATGACGGGCAGTACGCCGAGTACCCGAACCTGGTGTGCCTGGCCGTGCGCCTGTTGCGCAGCCGAGGCATCGGTTCCGGGCCGGATGAAACCATCCCGGATGCGCTGCTCGATCGCCTGGGCTTGAGCCGTGAAAAGGCTGAGGAAGTGGTAGGCAAGGTGCTGGATGCAGAGGTGCTGTTGCGCGAGCTGGCGTCCCAGTTCACTCAGCCCTGA
- a CDS encoding formylglycine-generating enzyme family protein, with product MFKLVGACVALSLASLAWADEASDKLDNPKPLPDDVSLPLPCEGNMVFRYAYVLAQGTLDDREVNLGYPFAEGEAGYQQSFISGYRRDFINGQFTLKDLPKDWSSVIAPLMPKADAKTPLKPMLYFIGKYEVTARQYAQVMSQAQSLASGEPAPACDAPTGMAGRLPKVKLSRFEAERFSAVYSAWLMKYHRELLPVSGRGASAEDGGLGFVRLPTEVEWEFAARGGQVVSRQDLEGRLFPRRVEGSESDGPLSDYAVFNQVAGGTGQAARLMPIGTKLPNPIGMFDVIGNAAEMVQESFQLVHAGRRQGTYGGFVVKGGNYLEGEGTLFTGMRREYPLFAADGTEQSNETTGFRVAIGALSAPRSRYKELFAQWQKEGRLASLTDAIDDAQDPTKRLDSIIAASVDPKLQAELGLVNEELKRNVSLIAQQREEAAGNLIQSAALVAETISNYNIRLANLQKSRQQAVDNKDQASAQLFDMAIANGRSALDGAVAIYIDNLATGTRYTDAVIQAQFQRIKEELDRKPVLGKSLVTRATLFVRHVGNYRKQQRADPATILKELLAASGQRS from the coding sequence ATGTTTAAGTTAGTGGGCGCCTGTGTGGCGCTGAGCCTGGCCTCGCTGGCCTGGGCCGATGAGGCAAGCGACAAGCTGGACAACCCCAAGCCGTTGCCGGACGACGTGAGCCTGCCGCTGCCGTGCGAAGGCAACATGGTGTTCCGCTACGCCTATGTGCTGGCCCAGGGCACCCTGGACGACCGTGAGGTCAACCTCGGCTATCCCTTTGCCGAAGGCGAGGCGGGCTATCAGCAGTCGTTCATCTCCGGTTACCGGCGTGACTTCATCAACGGCCAGTTCACCCTCAAGGACCTGCCCAAGGACTGGAGCAGCGTGATCGCGCCGCTGATGCCGAAGGCGGACGCCAAGACCCCGCTCAAGCCCATGCTGTATTTCATCGGCAAGTACGAAGTGACCGCCCGCCAGTACGCCCAGGTGATGTCCCAGGCCCAGTCGCTGGCCAGCGGCGAGCCGGCGCCGGCCTGTGATGCGCCCACCGGCATGGCCGGGCGCTTGCCGAAAGTGAAACTGTCACGCTTTGAGGCCGAGCGTTTTTCGGCGGTGTACAGCGCCTGGCTGATGAAATACCACCGCGAGTTGCTGCCGGTCAGTGGTCGCGGCGCCTCGGCCGAAGACGGCGGCTTGGGTTTTGTGCGCTTGCCCACCGAGGTGGAATGGGAATTCGCCGCCCGTGGTGGCCAGGTGGTGAGTCGCCAGGACCTGGAAGGGCGCCTGTTTCCACGCCGCGTCGAGGGCAGTGAAAGCGACGGGCCACTGAGCGATTACGCGGTGTTCAACCAGGTCGCCGGCGGCACCGGCCAGGCCGCGCGGCTGATGCCCATCGGCACCAAGCTGCCCAACCCGATTGGTATGTTCGACGTGATCGGCAACGCTGCGGAAATGGTTCAGGAATCCTTCCAACTCGTTCATGCCGGGCGCCGCCAGGGCACCTATGGCGGCTTCGTGGTCAAGGGCGGCAACTACCTGGAGGGCGAAGGCACGTTATTCACCGGCATGCGCCGCGAGTACCCGCTGTTTGCCGCCGATGGCACCGAGCAAAGCAACGAGACCACCGGCTTTCGCGTCGCGATTGGCGCGCTGTCGGCGCCGCGCTCACGCTACAAGGAGCTGTTTGCGCAGTGGCAGAAAGAAGGCCGCCTGGCGTCGCTGACCGACGCCATCGACGACGCCCAGGACCCGACCAAGCGCCTGGACAGCATCATCGCGGCCAGCGTCGACCCCAAGCTGCAAGCCGAACTGGGCTTGGTCAACGAAGAGCTCAAGCGCAACGTTTCGCTGATCGCCCAGCAGCGCGAAGAAGCGGCGGGCAACCTGATCCAGTCCGCCGCGCTGGTGGCCGAGACCATCAGCAACTACAACATCCGCCTGGCCAACCTGCAGAAGAGTCGCCAGCAGGCCGTGGACAACAAGGACCAGGCCAGCGCGCAGTTGTTCGACATGGCCATTGCCAACGGGCGCAGTGCGCTGGACGGCGCCGTGGCGATCTACATCGACAACCTGGCCACCGGCACGCGCTACACCGATGCGGTGATCCAGGCACAGTTTCAACGAATCAAGGAAGAGTTGGATCGCAAGCCAGTGCTCGGCAAGAGCCTGGTGACGCGCGCGACACTGTTCGTTCGCCATGTCGGCAACTACCGCAAGCAACAGCGGGCCGACCCGGCAACGATCTTGAAGGAATTGCTCGCAGCGAGCGGTCAGCGGTCTTGA
- the exbD gene encoding TonB system transport protein ExbD encodes MGLHLNQGDDELVENHEINVTPFIDVMLVLLIIFMVAAPLATVDIKVDLPASSAKPAPRPEKPIFLSVKADQRLFLGEEEVKAETLGPVLDAKTQGKKDTTIFFQADKGVDYGDLMSVMDALRAAGYLKVGLVGLETAAKK; translated from the coding sequence ATGGGCCTGCATTTGAATCAAGGCGACGATGAACTCGTCGAGAACCACGAAATCAACGTCACGCCGTTTATCGACGTGATGCTGGTGCTGCTGATCATCTTCATGGTGGCGGCACCGTTGGCCACCGTGGACATCAAGGTTGACCTTCCCGCATCCAGCGCCAAGCCGGCGCCGCGGCCGGAGAAGCCGATTTTCCTCAGCGTCAAGGCGGACCAACGCCTGTTCCTGGGCGAAGAAGAAGTCAAGGCTGAAACCCTGGGGCCGGTGCTCGACGCCAAGACCCAAGGCAAGAAAGACACGACGATCTTCTTCCAGGCCGACAAGGGCGTGGACTACGGCGACTTGATGAGCGTGATGGATGCCCTGCGGGCAGCCGGCTACCTCAAGGTAGGCCTGGTCGGACTCGAGACGGCAGCCAAGAAATGA